One Clostridium novyi NT genomic window carries:
- the rsgA gene encoding ribosome small subunit-dependent GTPase A, with protein MEGIILKGIGGFYYVKTEERVYECKARGKFRNKKLTPMVGDRVIITPNDNNYGAIEEICTRDNYLIRPQVANISQAFIVFALKNPDVNLDLLNKFLIQCELKNIKSIVCFNKIDLYGDYENHEAVKMVSDAGYDYIFLKAKEETNLDELKSKLKGNINVFCGPSGVGKSTILNKLVGKEVMETGIISERLKRGKHTTRHSELVEVNNGFVVDTPGFSTLDLKFDSKEELKDYFREFYEYKDQCKFNGCLHHKEPKCGVKDAVNNEEINKDRYEFYVKTLEEIIQGGRNKW; from the coding sequence ATGGAAGGCATAATTTTAAAAGGAATAGGCGGATTTTACTATGTTAAAACAGAAGAAAGAGTATATGAGTGTAAAGCTAGAGGAAAATTTAGAAATAAAAAATTAACGCCTATGGTAGGTGATAGAGTAATCATCACTCCAAATGATAATAACTATGGTGCAATAGAAGAAATATGCACTAGAGATAATTACTTAATACGTCCTCAAGTAGCTAATATTTCTCAAGCTTTTATAGTATTTGCTTTAAAAAATCCAGATGTAAATTTAGATCTTTTAAATAAATTTTTAATACAATGTGAACTTAAAAATATAAAATCTATAGTGTGCTTTAACAAAATAGATTTATATGGTGATTATGAGAATCATGAAGCTGTTAAAATGGTTTCTGATGCAGGATATGATTATATATTTTTAAAGGCTAAAGAAGAAACAAATTTAGATGAACTTAAATCAAAATTAAAAGGAAATATAAATGTTTTCTGTGGTCCATCAGGAGTTGGAAAATCTACTATACTTAATAAGTTAGTAGGAAAAGAAGTAATGGAAACAGGAATAATAAGTGAGAGATTAAAAAGAGGAAAACACACTACAAGACATAGTGAACTTGTGGAGGTCAACAATGGTTTCGTTGTTGACACTCCAGGTTTTTCTACTCTTGATTTAAAGTTTGATTCAAAAGAAGAACTAAAAGATTATTTTAGAGAATTTTATGAGTATAAAGATCAATGTAAATTTAATGGATGTTTACATCATAAAGAACCAAAATGTGGTGTAAAGGATGCAGTAAACAATGAAGAAATAAATAAAGATAGATATGAATTTTATGTAAAAACTTTAGAAGAAATAATTCAGGGAGGTAGAAACAAATGGTAA